One Polycladomyces subterraneus genomic region harbors:
- the hisF gene encoding imidazole glycerol phosphate synthase subunit HisF, translated as MITKRIIPCLDVKDGRVVKGVSFQQLRDAGDPVELARLYDREGADELVFLDISASHEERKTMIDVVQSAAAQLTIPFTVGGGIGSVEDMFRLLRAGADKVSINTSAILNPQLIEDGARRFGSQCIVVAIDAKYDPDRDDWFVYTHGGRRETGKRAVEWAKEAVERGAGEILLTSMDQDGQKDGYDLALTRVVAEAVRVPVIASGGAGEAHHFYEAFAEAGADAALAASIFHYQELSIEEVKRYLADKGVNVRWTVKST; from the coding sequence ATGATCACCAAACGGATCATTCCCTGCTTGGATGTGAAAGACGGACGCGTGGTCAAAGGGGTTTCCTTCCAACAGCTGCGCGATGCCGGAGATCCCGTAGAACTGGCCCGTCTGTATGACCGGGAAGGCGCGGATGAACTGGTCTTTCTGGACATCTCCGCTTCCCATGAGGAGCGCAAGACGATGATCGACGTGGTGCAAAGCGCAGCGGCGCAACTGACGATTCCCTTCACGGTCGGAGGCGGCATCGGTTCGGTGGAGGACATGTTCCGGCTCCTCCGTGCTGGTGCGGACAAGGTGTCGATCAACACTTCTGCCATCTTGAATCCCCAGCTGATCGAAGACGGCGCCCGCCGGTTCGGTAGCCAGTGCATCGTCGTCGCCATCGACGCCAAATACGATCCCGACCGGGACGATTGGTTCGTCTACACGCACGGCGGCAGACGGGAAACGGGCAAACGCGCCGTCGAATGGGCCAAGGAAGCCGTCGAGCGGGGAGCTGGCGAGATTCTGCTCACCAGCATGGATCAGGACGGACAGAAGGATGGCTACGATTTGGCACTCACCCGCGTGGTGGCCGAAGCGGTACGCGTGCCGGTCATCGCTTCCGGCGGGGCCGGGGAGGCACACCATTTTTATGAGGCTTTTGCAGAGGCGGGAGCGGATGCGGCATTGGCAGCGTCCATCTTTCACTATCAGGAGCTTTCCATTGAAGAAGTGAAACGGTATTTGGCGGACAAAGGAGTGAACGTGCGGTGGACGGTCAAATCGACGTAA
- the hisA gene encoding 1-(5-phosphoribosyl)-5-[(5-phosphoribosylamino)methylideneamino]imidazole-4-carboxamide isomerase, which translates to MSFVVYPAIDLRGGRCVRLYQGDYDAETVYAQDPVAVARQFAREGAHWLHVVDLDAARSGEAVNEDVIRAIVAAVDIPVQVGGGVRTRERLERLWSIGVQRAVIGSAAIDDPEFVRAVLADYGDRIALGVDAREGRVATHGWLKTAEVSAEELAVEMARHGAETFIFTDISRDGTLQGPNVEAVCSLARTCGKQVIASGGVRDTSDLVELARYQQEGVAGAIVGRALYTGDIRLREAVRAVEGEEATP; encoded by the coding sequence ATGAGTTTCGTCGTATATCCGGCGATTGATTTGCGCGGCGGACGATGTGTCCGCCTATACCAAGGCGATTACGATGCGGAAACGGTGTACGCCCAAGATCCCGTCGCAGTGGCACGGCAGTTTGCTCGTGAGGGAGCACACTGGTTGCACGTGGTGGATCTGGATGCGGCACGCTCCGGTGAAGCGGTCAACGAAGACGTGATCCGTGCCATTGTGGCAGCGGTGGACATTCCGGTGCAAGTAGGTGGAGGAGTGCGCACGCGTGAGCGGCTGGAGCGTTTGTGGTCCATCGGTGTACAGCGGGCGGTGATCGGTTCCGCTGCCATTGATGATCCGGAGTTTGTTCGAGCGGTGTTGGCAGACTACGGGGACCGGATCGCATTGGGTGTCGATGCGCGTGAGGGGCGCGTCGCCACCCATGGATGGTTGAAAACGGCTGAAGTGAGCGCAGAGGAACTGGCGGTGGAGATGGCCAGACACGGTGCGGAAACATTTATTTTCACGGATATTTCTCGGGATGGCACGCTGCAAGGTCCCAACGTCGAAGCGGTGTGCTCGCTGGCCCGTACTTGCGGCAAGCAGGTGATCGCATCCGGCGGCGTGCGGGACACCTCTGATCTGGTGGAATTGGCCCGTTACCAACAGGAGGGCGTGGCCGGAGCCATCGTGGGGCGGGCGCTGTATACCGGTGACATCCGATTGCGCGAGGCAGTTCGTGCCGTTGAAGGCGAGGAGGCAACCCCATGA
- the hisH gene encoding imidazole glycerol phosphate synthase subunit HisH, which produces MIAIVDYGMGNLHSVSKALERMGFEYAVTEDPEVLRRADALILPGVGAFGDAMRELGERGLDDVIREETLGGKPLLGICLGMQLLFTSSEEHGYHQGLNLLPGHVVPFTGEMKVPHMGWNWLSFDRPHPFFSGIEEGHVYFVHSYHVQANNPEDVWAVTDYHGPVTAIVGRGHIVGMQFHPEKSGDLGMALLKRFAERCQEKVGMV; this is translated from the coding sequence ATGATTGCCATCGTGGATTACGGGATGGGCAATTTGCACAGTGTCAGCAAGGCACTGGAACGCATGGGATTTGAATACGCGGTAACGGAAGATCCCGAAGTGCTCCGAAGAGCCGACGCGCTGATTCTCCCCGGGGTGGGTGCGTTCGGCGACGCGATGCGGGAACTGGGAGAGCGTGGTTTGGACGACGTCATCCGCGAGGAGACATTGGGAGGCAAACCGCTGTTGGGCATTTGTCTCGGGATGCAACTGCTGTTCACCAGCAGTGAGGAGCATGGGTACCATCAAGGATTGAACTTGTTGCCGGGCCATGTGGTGCCGTTTACCGGTGAGATGAAAGTGCCGCACATGGGTTGGAACTGGTTGTCGTTTGACCGGCCGCATCCGTTTTTCAGCGGCATTGAGGAAGGGCACGTCTATTTTGTCCACTCCTATCACGTTCAGGCGAACAATCCCGAGGACGTGTGGGCGGTGACGGATTATCACGGACCGGTCACGGCGATTGTGGGTCGCGGCCATATCGTGGGTATGCAGTTTCATCCGGAAAAAAGCGGCGATTTGGGTATGGCCCTGTTGAAACGATTTGCCGAGCGCTGTCAGGAAAAGGTGGGAATGGTATGA
- the hisB gene encoding imidazoleglycerol-phosphate dehydratase HisB, with translation MRERIAEIKRKTNETDIVVRLNLDGTGQTQLDTGVPFLEHMLDLFAKHGLFDLEVTARGDIHIDDHHTVEDIGICLGMAVAEALGDKKGIRRYGNAFVPMDETLGQVVVDLSNRPHLEFRAEFPDRRVGTFTVELVHEFFWKLALSARMNLHIILHYGRNTHHMIESLFKAAGRALDEATQIDPRVKGVPSSKGVL, from the coding sequence ATGCGTGAGCGAATAGCAGAAATCAAACGAAAAACCAACGAAACGGACATTGTGGTCCGGCTCAATCTGGACGGGACGGGCCAGACACAATTGGATACCGGCGTCCCTTTTTTGGAGCACATGTTGGACCTGTTCGCCAAACATGGCCTGTTTGACCTGGAAGTGACCGCACGCGGGGACATTCACATCGACGATCACCACACAGTGGAGGACATCGGCATTTGTTTGGGGATGGCAGTGGCGGAAGCGCTGGGGGACAAGAAAGGCATTCGCCGTTACGGCAACGCGTTTGTCCCGATGGATGAGACGTTGGGTCAGGTGGTCGTCGATCTGTCCAATCGTCCGCACCTGGAGTTCCGGGCTGAATTCCCCGATCGACGGGTCGGTACGTTTACCGTCGAATTGGTCCATGAATTTTTCTGGAAGTTGGCGCTGTCAGCTCGGATGAACCTGCATATCATCCTGCATTACGGACGCAATACCCACCATATGATCGAATCGCTGTTCAAGGCGGCGGGACGGGCGTTGGATGAGGCGACCCAGATCGACCCGCGCGTCAAAGGCGTACCTTCATCCAAAGGAGTGCTGTAA
- the hisD gene encoding histidinol dehydrogenase produces MIAIVKPGELSTRRSVDKGTEQQRQTVRTILNEVRNGGDGALLAYTRRFDGADLTRLDVTEEEIAAAYREVTEEWLASLREAAERIRRYHERQRQTSWFHPESDGTILGQLIRPLARVGIYVPGGRAAYPSSVLMNAIPAQVAGVEEIAMITPPDRDGRIPATTLVAAKEAGVTEIWKVGGAQAVAALAYGTESIRPVDKIVGPGNIYVAIAKQMVFGDVDIDMIAGPSEIVVVADETADPEWVAADLLSQAEHDPMASAVLITPSPALAERVAQALVQQCERLERREIAAQSLREQGAICVTSDMEEAISTANRLAPEHLELMVKQPWDWIGKVKNAGAIFLGPYSPEPVGDYFAGPNHVLPTNGTARFSSPLSVDDFVKKSSVIAYSREALFRDGSHVVRLAEGEGLGAHAASIRVRLERKEKGENDA; encoded by the coding sequence ATGATCGCAATTGTGAAGCCAGGGGAGCTGAGCACCCGCCGGTCCGTGGACAAGGGAACGGAGCAACAGCGACAGACGGTGCGCACCATATTAAATGAAGTGCGTAACGGTGGCGATGGGGCTTTGCTCGCATACACGCGTCGGTTTGATGGAGCCGATCTGACGCGGCTGGACGTGACGGAGGAGGAAATCGCGGCCGCTTACCGTGAAGTAACGGAAGAGTGGCTCGCGTCCCTCAGAGAGGCGGCGGAGCGCATACGTCGCTACCATGAGCGTCAGCGGCAGACGTCATGGTTTCATCCCGAATCGGACGGCACCATACTGGGGCAATTGATTCGACCGCTCGCACGGGTCGGTATTTATGTTCCGGGGGGACGTGCCGCTTATCCGTCTTCCGTATTGATGAATGCCATTCCCGCACAGGTGGCGGGTGTAGAGGAAATTGCGATGATAACGCCTCCCGACCGGGATGGACGTATCCCGGCTACCACTCTGGTCGCCGCCAAGGAAGCCGGTGTGACGGAGATTTGGAAAGTGGGCGGTGCACAGGCAGTTGCCGCATTGGCGTATGGAACCGAATCGATCCGTCCCGTCGACAAAATCGTCGGGCCGGGCAATATCTACGTGGCGATTGCCAAACAGATGGTGTTCGGTGATGTGGACATTGATATGATCGCCGGGCCGAGTGAAATCGTGGTCGTCGCTGACGAAACTGCCGATCCGGAATGGGTGGCGGCGGATCTGTTGTCCCAAGCCGAACACGATCCGATGGCTTCGGCAGTGTTGATCACACCGTCGCCCGCATTGGCCGAGCGTGTGGCGCAGGCATTGGTGCAGCAGTGTGAACGGTTGGAACGCAGGGAGATCGCCGCGCAGTCGTTGCGGGAGCAAGGGGCCATTTGCGTGACGAGCGACATGGAAGAGGCGATCTCCACTGCCAATCGTTTGGCTCCGGAACATCTGGAACTAATGGTGAAGCAGCCTTGGGACTGGATCGGCAAAGTGAAAAACGCCGGGGCGATCTTCCTCGGACCGTACAGCCCCGAGCCTGTGGGCGATTATTTCGCCGGGCCCAACCATGTACTGCCAACTAACGGGACGGCGCGTTTCTCTTCGCCGCTCAGTGTGGACGATTTCGTGAAAAAATCGAGCGTGATTGCGTACAGCCGTGAAGCCCTGTTCCGGGATGGATCGCATGTGGTGCGCCTGGCTGAGGGCGAGGGGTTGGGAGCCCATGCGGCTTCGATCCGCGTGCGGCTGGAACGGAAGGAAAAGGGTGAAAACGATGCGTGA
- the hisG gene encoding ATP phosphoribosyltransferase encodes MNDMLTIAMPKGRIFEEAVHLMREAGFPIPDELSEDSRKLIVTVPEAGLSFFLAKPMDVPTYVEYGTADLGVVGKDVLLEEERDVYELLDLRISPCRISVAGLPDWQPTLHPRVATKYPRIADRYFRERGQQVEVIRLNGSIELAPLIGLADRIVDIVSTGRTLKENGLVELETITTVTSRLIANRSSYRMKSERIDSLTRSLADTVRQGGGVR; translated from the coding sequence ATGAATGACATGTTGACGATCGCGATGCCGAAAGGAAGAATTTTTGAGGAAGCCGTCCACCTGATGCGGGAAGCTGGTTTTCCCATTCCGGACGAGCTGAGCGAGGATTCACGAAAATTAATCGTCACCGTTCCGGAAGCCGGCCTTTCCTTTTTCCTCGCCAAACCGATGGATGTGCCGACCTATGTGGAGTACGGTACGGCTGATCTGGGCGTGGTGGGCAAGGACGTGTTGTTGGAAGAGGAGCGGGACGTGTACGAGCTGCTCGATCTGCGCATCAGTCCCTGCCGGATCTCCGTCGCCGGTTTGCCGGATTGGCAACCGACACTGCATCCACGGGTGGCGACAAAATATCCCCGCATTGCCGACCGTTATTTCCGCGAACGTGGACAGCAAGTGGAAGTGATCCGGTTGAACGGTTCGATCGAGCTGGCCCCTTTGATCGGTTTGGCCGACCGGATTGTGGATATCGTCTCTACCGGGCGCACCCTGAAAGAAAACGGACTGGTGGAACTGGAAACCATCACGACCGTCACCTCGCGTCTAATCGCCAATCGGTCCAGCTACCGCATGAAAAGCGAACGGATTGATTCCTTGACCCGCTCGTTGGCCGACACGGTTCGTCAAGGAGGGGGCGTGCGATGA
- the hisZ gene encoding ATP phosphoribosyltransferase regulatory subunit, with translation MPKPREFEKPTGFRDFPPSLAAKKRAVEQRIHRCFERWGYQEVITPTLEYHDTVGRASAIPEEKLFKLIDREGKTLVLRPDQTAPIARVVGSVLREVPVPLRLLYHGSVFRAQERSAGRNAEFFQSGVELVGEASPEAEAEVIALAVETIRACGLDAFQLAVGHVGLLDGVLRQAVADEDAVYELKESLGARNVVGFFDLLERFSLPDSVKRELTSLLQVRRNPSELMSINLVTSSPETQAAVERLSAMWSSIDDFGVTPYVVLDLGLVGSLGYYTGIYFEGYTASLGFPVLSGGSYDRLLERFDRPLPATGFAVKLDRVMEAGGVIEPQERRVAVLYDRSRRSEAIRVAERMREQGHHVVLQWRNDQGGHPSDDWLALFDEVIRIGEEEGR, from the coding sequence ATGCCAAAACCGCGGGAATTTGAAAAACCGACCGGATTTCGTGATTTTCCGCCTTCATTGGCGGCGAAGAAACGCGCGGTGGAACAGCGGATTCATCGGTGTTTTGAGCGTTGGGGATACCAGGAAGTGATTACGCCGACGCTGGAGTACCATGACACCGTGGGTCGCGCCAGTGCCATTCCCGAAGAGAAACTGTTTAAGCTGATCGACCGGGAAGGAAAAACGCTCGTGCTGCGTCCCGACCAAACCGCACCGATCGCACGCGTGGTGGGGTCCGTGTTGCGGGAAGTGCCCGTACCGCTTCGCCTGTTATACCATGGCAGCGTGTTTCGGGCGCAGGAACGATCGGCGGGTCGCAATGCCGAGTTTTTCCAATCTGGTGTAGAGCTTGTCGGGGAGGCTTCGCCCGAAGCAGAAGCGGAAGTGATCGCGCTTGCGGTGGAAACGATTCGGGCATGCGGTTTGGACGCGTTTCAATTGGCCGTGGGTCATGTGGGCTTGTTGGATGGCGTGCTGCGGCAAGCAGTGGCGGATGAAGATGCGGTCTATGAGCTGAAGGAATCGTTGGGAGCCCGCAATGTCGTCGGGTTTTTCGATTTGTTGGAGCGATTTTCCTTGCCCGATTCGGTAAAACGGGAACTGACCTCGTTGCTCCAGGTGCGGAGAAATCCGTCGGAGTTGATGTCGATCAACTTGGTGACATCATCGCCGGAGACACAGGCGGCGGTGGAGCGGCTTTCGGCCATGTGGTCGTCGATCGACGATTTCGGCGTGACGCCGTACGTGGTGCTGGATCTGGGGTTGGTTGGCAGTTTGGGTTATTATACGGGCATTTATTTTGAAGGATATACGGCTTCACTCGGATTTCCCGTCTTGAGCGGGGGCAGTTACGATCGGTTGCTGGAGCGGTTTGACCGTCCGCTACCAGCGACGGGGTTTGCGGTGAAGCTGGATCGTGTCATGGAAGCAGGCGGTGTGATAGAACCGCAGGAGCGGCGAGTGGCTGTTCTGTATGACCGTTCGCGACGCTCGGAAGCGATCCGTGTCGCCGAGCGGATGCGCGAACAGGGACACCATGTCGTGTTGCAGTGGCGGAATGACCAAGGCGGACATCCGTCGGACGATTGGTTGGCGTTATTTGACGAAGTGATCCGCATCGGGGAGGAGGAAGGACGATGA
- a CDS encoding non-canonical purine NTP pyrophosphatase → MKLQFATQNEGKLAEAKRVLSRFGIEVIGLPVDLWEPSSGEIETVTLEKLRQIRRMGYDRVMVDDAGIFFAAYDHFPGVLTKRVFDRIGYRGVRKLLEGEDRTAWFEGCIAVSWDGETGVFAARTSGRILDPIPDDIRPEPGLPFNPIFIPDGETRVLGAMTPEEQMKYSYRCRALEQMAEWLLNQA, encoded by the coding sequence GTGAAGTTGCAATTCGCCACACAAAATGAAGGGAAATTGGCAGAAGCAAAACGGGTGCTGTCTCGGTTTGGGATCGAAGTGATCGGATTACCGGTCGATTTGTGGGAGCCTTCCAGTGGGGAAATTGAAACAGTGACACTGGAAAAGCTGCGACAAATTCGCCGGATGGGATATGACCGTGTCATGGTAGATGACGCCGGGATCTTTTTCGCTGCGTACGACCATTTCCCCGGTGTGTTGACCAAAAGGGTGTTTGACCGGATTGGTTACCGCGGAGTGAGAAAACTATTGGAAGGGGAAGATCGGACGGCTTGGTTTGAAGGTTGTATCGCTGTTTCTTGGGACGGGGAAACCGGTGTGTTTGCCGCAAGGACATCCGGACGCATTCTCGATCCGATTCCCGACGATATCCGACCGGAACCGGGCTTGCCTTTCAATCCCATCTTTATTCCCGACGGCGAAACGCGGGTGTTGGGAGCGATGACACCCGAAGAACAAATGAAGTATTCGTATCGCTGCCGCGCACTGGAGCAAATGGCGGAATGGTTGTTGAATCAAGCGTGA
- a CDS encoding quinone-dependent dihydroorotate dehydrogenase: MYATWRKWLFRLDPETAHEWTIRSLQALQSVPAILTAVERRMCVKDDRLAVRCWNRVFPNPVGLAAGFDKHAGVYPALAAFGFGSIEVGTLTPRPQPGNPKPRLFRLPEDEAIINRMGFNNSGIEHAARSFVSLPRPAVPIGINLGKNKDIPNEQAANDYRIGLRTLYRYGDYFVINISSPNTQGLRDLQQVNALDRLLDKVMEEKRQLQQKTGEERPILLKVAPDMPLDMLSDMVRIGLQHRINGFIATNTTLAREELKNAHAGETGGLSGKPLRRKSTEFIRHIYRETEGSVPIIGVGGIFTGEDAYEKIRAGARLVQVYTGMIYRGPGIAREINQTLIRLLERDGLDSIESAVGVDV; encoded by the coding sequence TTGTATGCAACATGGAGAAAATGGCTGTTTCGATTGGATCCGGAAACTGCACACGAGTGGACAATACGCAGTTTGCAGGCCTTACAGTCCGTCCCTGCAATTCTTACCGCTGTCGAACGCCGCATGTGCGTAAAGGATGATCGGCTCGCCGTCCGTTGCTGGAATCGCGTATTTCCCAATCCCGTCGGTCTGGCGGCCGGGTTCGACAAACACGCAGGCGTATACCCGGCACTGGCCGCTTTCGGCTTTGGATCGATCGAGGTAGGGACACTCACCCCGCGACCCCAACCGGGCAATCCGAAGCCACGCCTGTTCCGACTGCCGGAAGACGAGGCCATCATCAATCGGATGGGCTTCAATAACAGCGGTATCGAACATGCGGCCCGATCATTTGTCAGTCTTCCCCGTCCCGCCGTTCCCATCGGCATCAATTTGGGTAAAAACAAGGACATTCCCAATGAACAGGCAGCCAATGACTACCGAATCGGCTTGCGTACGCTATACAGGTACGGCGATTATTTCGTCATCAACATCAGTTCACCCAATACCCAAGGATTGCGTGATCTCCAGCAGGTGAATGCTCTGGACCGACTGTTGGACAAGGTGATGGAGGAAAAACGGCAACTGCAACAAAAAACGGGCGAAGAGCGTCCCATTCTGCTCAAGGTGGCCCCCGACATGCCGCTGGATATGTTGTCCGACATGGTACGGATTGGGTTGCAACACAGAATCAACGGATTCATCGCCACCAACACCACGTTGGCCCGGGAGGAATTGAAAAACGCACATGCCGGAGAAACAGGCGGCTTGAGCGGAAAACCACTCCGTCGCAAATCCACTGAATTTATCCGACACATCTATCGGGAAACCGAGGGTAGTGTCCCTATCATCGGGGTTGGTGGTATCTTTACCGGTGAGGATGCCTATGAAAAAATCCGGGCTGGCGCCCGGCTGGTTCAGGTGTATACCGGCATGATCTACCGCGGTCCCGGTATCGCGCGGGAGATCAATCAAACACTGATCCGCCTTTTGGAACGCGACGGATTGGATTCTATTGAATCTGCCGTCGGAGTGGACGTGTGA